In Thermococcus thioreducens, a genomic segment contains:
- a CDS encoding sugar phosphate isomerase/epimerase family protein gives MEIGVTIYPHFVTKDKTLASVLADVKIKNYDFVSIFPHTLGLIMNGVVIEKKLKTIETTLRGVGIDYIIRMPTSVNLRDHIYYTRHFRVARAIADVAIKLGAKVIVMQSGRTGRLDLEIEAIQQLADMVAPFNIKIALENTFSVKDTLYVVDNVERENVGFALDVAHAFLSAQGDGDKLLEDVKLGTDKTVILMIHDNFGKLFPQVEPEDALAYGVGDLHLLPGEGGIPFGKVLKLFGDVPLLLKVKDPEKFAKVPTKQGLIELLTSL, from the coding sequence CAAGGACAAAACCCTGGCATCGGTCTTGGCAGACGTCAAAATAAAGAACTATGATTTTGTCTCAATATTCCCGCACACACTCGGGCTTATCATGAACGGCGTTGTTATTGAGAAGAAGCTTAAGACCATCGAGACGACGCTCCGCGGCGTCGGCATTGACTACATAATCAGGATGCCGACGTCAGTAAACCTCCGCGACCACATCTATTACACCAGGCACTTCCGCGTTGCGAGGGCAATAGCGGACGTTGCCATAAAGCTCGGTGCAAAGGTCATTGTAATGCAGAGCGGCAGGACGGGGAGGCTTGACCTTGAGATAGAGGCGATCCAACAGCTCGCTGACATGGTGGCGCCGTTCAACATAAAGATAGCCCTTGAGAACACCTTCAGCGTCAAGGACACGCTCTACGTCGTTGACAACGTTGAGAGGGAGAACGTAGGCTTTGCCCTCGACGTGGCTCATGCGTTCCTCAGCGCTCAGGGTGATGGGGACAAGCTTCTCGAAGATGTGAAGCTTGGAACTGACAAGACGGTAATACTCATGATACACGACAACTTCGGAAAGCTCTTCCCGCAGGTCGAGCCGGAAGATGCCCTCGCCTACGGTGTCGGCGACCTTCACCTCCTGCCAGGAGAGGGCGGCATACCCTTCGGAAAGGTTCTCAAGCTCTTCGGAGACGTTCCTCTCCTCCTCAAAGTTAAGGATCCGGAGAAGTTCGCGAAGGTTCCAACGAAGCAGGGGTTAATAGAGCTGCTGACGAGTTTGTGA